The Colius striatus isolate bColStr4 chromosome 19, bColStr4.1.hap1, whole genome shotgun sequence nucleotide sequence TTTGTATTTATACCATTCACCCCAGCTGAACAGCAAAACTACATGTGGATGACACAGACGTACTGTAATCAGCAGCAGTAATTGGATTAATAACCCACTAACACAAATCTAAAACCCCAGTGGTTATTACTGGGAGCCAAGGGAAGGGTTGCCATTCCTCATTAGCCTTCTACACTGTTCCCATCCATGCAGATGTGGAGAATGCTGCCACCAGCCTCACACACAGAGTCAGAAGTGTCATCACCAAGCTTTTAAGTTTCAAATGTCCCAAGTCATATTGAGGATGAGATTGTTCTAACACTTACTAAGGAATCCTCATAACACTCAAAAATGCGTCTGGTATGGAGCATTACACCCCATATCCCCGAGAAGTACTACTTCAcagaggcagcccagggagaagTTTGAGttgtgcagcagcagaacagcttCTCTGTGTCCTTGCTTGTCCTTAGCCCCTGAGCTCTATAATGCTCTAGTATTTAGGTAGCAGCACTGGTGGCAGACATCCAGCCGTTGCTGTCTGGCAGGGCaatgaggcagagctgctggtgaagACAAATGCTACAAACACGATCCGAAGCTGCCACCTAGTGCTCACGGGACCAAAGCAGGGCATTCTGAACTAGATTAGCAGTAACAAAGGGTATTTTCAGTACCCAGGAAAAGAGCTCTTTTGCCTGGGGCAAGCGTGAGAACTGGCAATATTAGGATTAGATTCAGGGGCAATTAGGGCAGGTATTTccctttttcatcctttttaaGAACTACAGCACGCTGATGTGACCAGCTCAACACACTACAAATACAATCTATATGTAGAACACATATGGAATACAAATAGCTCTAGTGATTAAAATACATCAATTGCCCTGATATTTTACCATCACCGAGATCCACAGTCACTGGGGAGCCCAGGTTTCAGTGACCATTTGGAGAGCCCGTCCCAGCAACTGGGAGCTCCTACACCATGCCTCCACTCATAGACTTTCTTTGTTTGTAAACAAGTCCAGCAAGGCACCTTCCCCTGGGGAAGTTATCTTCCACACATCCcagaaacctcctggactgtctcctctctgctgtgttgtattcccAGCACACATTCCCAGCAGACTCACCTCTCCATAGGATCCCAAAGGGAAGCTGTGTTGAGAGCACCACTCTGAACAACACCAGGCAACCTACTTACAGAGAAACTCTGCACAGGAGAAGCACAGCTGAAGAGGTAACAGGATGTTGCAACCATACTAGGTGTCCTGGCATGAGGAAACCTCGGCCAACCGTAGCTCTCGACTTAGACCGAATTCCTTCTGGAGACAGACAAGTTCATGCACACACTCTCCTGAATGACTGATCTGCCTCAAAAAGTTTATTgacatgtaaaatatttaatagaaaACAATATTGGAGCATCCTCAGAGGAGGAGCTCACCACATCAAGAATAAAAAACGGAGCAGCAGGATGCACACGAACTGAGAGGACACTGCTCACCCGTGGCTCCTGGCTTACGTGGGCAGCCACATCATGTCACATCATCCCATCTCATACCCTTGAGACACAGAACCTGTGAACAGCCAGACTCAAAGTGTGGTTAGCCAGGGTGTGGATATTCTTGTCCTCTCGGGACTTGTACCTGGGATCTGCAgtctttcagagaaaaacaagagcCCCCAGTCAGAGGGCTGACTGATTGATCTATCTCAAACCCATTCAGAAAGTCTTTGGGAAGAGAGAAACATGACAAAACACATCCCTTCCTCTCTATCATTCTGCACAAGGTTTGGGGGCACTAGATACAACAACAAGTGCAGTGAGCTATGTCCCAGTTGTATCTGCATCTTCATAAAGGCCAGACATCAGTTTTTCAGGCTGCTGCACTATAAGGTTATTGTACTTAAGGATTATTTAGTACTATTGTACTAAAAGGGCTCAGGAGATATCTTAAGAGTTCAAATAAGAATTTTGGTGGTTTCTGAAGCGTGGAATGAATGTTGAGGAGTAGATCATTGAAAAAAGTAATACTGAGGATCAAATGCTGCCATGCTGAGACTTCCAATGACTGCTCCTGGCCACGTGCCCTATCCCTCCAGATCCAGCAACCTCTGTCGTGTTTCCAGAACAATCTCCTCCATCACCTCTGGTTTGAGAATGTCCTTGATCTGGAGTGGAAAGAAGAACAACATCAGCACCAAAAAGCAATTACTACTATTATACAGTTGGTGGGGACAAGGGTCCCTGGCACACAGCAATGAGTTTAGAAGGTTGTGGCTGATCAAGACTATCATGACAGAGGGTCTAAGGCAAAGTCAACTGTGCCAGAGTCAGTAACTCTTACTGACACCATAAGAAATCAAAGGAGATGCTACTGACAACTCCTAATCTCTCCTGAAGGACACACACCAGTACAAGGGAAGGGGATAGATGACTTAGAAATACAAAGGAACAGCCCATCTAACTGAGCAGGCTGGCAGTGTGAACAAAAGCAGAAGGTAATTCAGATCTTTTCCATATATGAAGACAGAAGTTCACGTCTCCTACTGCAGGATGCTTGGGAATGCCAAAAGGAAGCCCTGTCATCTCACTTACTGACTTCAGCACCAACAGATGCggcccttcccctccctccccacagtGTGGAATAAAGCAAACACCACTGGTTTCTGTACCTGATGAGGAAGGGATGCTTCATAGCAATAGAGGATGCTGGTGTCAAAGAGCATCAGCTTCTGAGTAACCAGAGCCACAATGCAGTTTCGGAGCCGTGAGATCACCTCTCGGTCTGACAAGGGAACTGGCTgaggaaggacagagaaaaagagatgaatACACTGGGAAATGATGCAAACCTTCTGTAAAAAAGGTCTGCATGAACCTCATACCACATCTTGAAAGCTTCAAGTTATTCATGTAGCTCTGCTTATGTCAGACTGACAAACCATCACTGGTTGAAGGCTCATCTCCCCAGAACTCTCACCTCCAAGTTGGTGGTGAAGCCCCCTGCCTCTTCATCTTTCTGCTCTGCAGTTGGGTAGATCCAGATGAAACCGTTGTTGCCAAGGATCACAGATGCACCACAGGGCAAGTCATGGAAGTGAGTCTTCTGGCGTTTCACAAGGGAGGGTGGGACTTGAACAAGCACACCTTGGCCAAGCTGAAGAGACCAGGAGACACAACATGAGAAAGGTGAGATGATGTCACATCACCAACATGCACTCCATTCCTAGTCTAGAAACTACTCAATTTTAACACTTTTTCCTGTGAAGCAGTGAACATAAAACCTGCCTGcctctgggagcactgggaggatTAGCTAATGCCTGTGCAGCCCTTTGAAGATGAAGAACACTCTAAGTGCTTAGCACAAATGTTAATAATATCTCAGTCCTAACTACACATCAACCATTCCTGCAGAAAAAATGAGGCATGAGAGGCCCAATTTAGCAGAACATTCTCCCTCTTAATCCAGTAGCTGTCCTTCACCCTTTGTGCAGTAAGCACACTTTGCTTTCATCTTTTAAGTGCTAATACCCTTGCTCTGGTAATCCCAAACCGCAGCCTACGCTCCAGTGGCCCCTTGGCTTATTTCAGTGCACAAAACCAGAGATAAATGACAACTGTGTAAAGCCTAAAATAGAGCCCTGGAGGGAGAAACAGGTCACAGGGCAACGGCCTGCAGAAGAGGAGTGAAGAGGAGTTTGAGTCAGGAGTTTTCTCCCTGGGGTTTAATTCCCTAGCAGTTAGTGGGGGAAACAGGACTTGTAGGCTGTAACTGtgggcagggagagcagcaaCTCAGAGGGCAACTCAAGGGCTTTGGGGAAACTCTGCTCAGTGCTCCCACATAGGAGCCAAGAGTCTTTCTAACCTGCAGGAATGGGTTATAACAACATCCTAATCTActccacagctttttttttctgaaaagaaacccCTCCAAAAGGCTTTATACAAGGCAACAGGAGCAGGATTAGGCAAATAATGTAACTTTTGAATAACATACCTTCCCGTATTTCAGGCTCCGGGTGTGCAGTGACACAGCCCCATCAGAAAATATAGACTGGACCTCTGCCTGTCAGTGTCatttaaggaaacaaaagtcCCCAATGCTGACCAATGCCAATAGCTGCTGGCTGCCCATGACAGAGAGCTCTCCCCACCAGCATGGCTGgccaagggctggctgctcTCTCCAGGACCTCTGCTTGTGCTCAGCCAGCTAAGCTGTGAAAGGATACACTGATGAGGTCTCCTTCCTGCAGATAGTCCCTCATTGCCAGCTCATCTTCTGCTGATCTCCTCCTCTGAAATGCACAGTGCAAGAAAAGTTACATGTAGCTCAGAATGAGAAAACATcagttctgctcctcctctactctgccctggtgaggcctca carries:
- the EXOSC2 gene encoding exosome complex component RRP4 encodes the protein MAAISMRLPVARKAAAPSAARGAEKHLVAPGDTITTDTGYMRGHGTYVEEEKLIASVAGAVERVNKLVCVKALKSRYNGEVGDIVVGRITEVQQKRWKVETNSRLDSVLLLSSMNLPGGELRRRSAEDELAMRDYLQEGDLISAEVQSIFSDGAVSLHTRSLKYGKLGQGVLVQVPPSLVKRQKTHFHDLPCGASVILGNNGFIWIYPTAEQKDEEAGGFTTNLEPVPLSDREVISRLRNCIVALVTQKLMLFDTSILYCYEASLPHQIKDILKPEVMEEIVLETRQRLLDLEG